One region of Flavobacteriales bacterium genomic DNA includes:
- a CDS encoding oligosaccharide flippase family protein: protein MLTPVRALQFFQVLRFGTFFLTGILFTKLGLSTYDIGLYESLLFLGSVLSFFWLSGLTQSLLANYHPKEKSKEFFNAFLVLLGISVLVFVAFRLLITPYSMMANNPEVLAFYGTFSFYVLFIGPSVLTEYMLLLKEKGKGLAFYGIVAFGIQLLAVAGPIALGYGLDEAMIGLVFSSVVRFIITLGLLAKYAEFKLDKDFIRQFLITAGPLMAATLLSGSAEYLDGFIVSKYFDEGTFAIYRYGAKEFPLVLLLANAFSNGMVPKVAQLGIKQATETIKKESLKLMHFFFPISIGFMLVSEWLYPRLFNPDFSASAAVFNVYLLLVVSRLVFPQTLLIGLKKTKTIMLVAGLELAVNFGLSILFVQQFGLVGIAFATVIASVLDKLVLMFWLKSSEGVSPISYWPWKWHLGYSVAIGVVFVAA, encoded by the coding sequence GTGTTAACTCCCGTCCGCGCTCTACAATTCTTTCAAGTACTACGTTTCGGAACGTTTTTCCTAACAGGAATTCTGTTCACGAAACTTGGTCTGAGCACGTATGACATCGGCCTTTATGAATCGTTGCTTTTTCTTGGCAGTGTACTCAGTTTCTTTTGGCTTTCTGGGTTGACTCAATCGCTTTTAGCCAATTATCATCCAAAGGAAAAATCGAAGGAATTTTTCAATGCCTTCTTGGTCCTATTGGGTATTTCGGTACTTGTTTTTGTAGCGTTCCGATTGCTCATTACGCCATATTCGATGATGGCAAACAACCCAGAGGTGTTGGCGTTTTACGGCACTTTCTCGTTTTACGTCCTTTTCATAGGACCGAGCGTTCTGACCGAATATATGCTGCTTTTAAAAGAGAAAGGAAAAGGATTGGCATTTTACGGAATTGTGGCTTTCGGCATTCAGTTGCTTGCCGTTGCTGGACCGATTGCCTTGGGATATGGATTGGATGAAGCCATGATTGGATTGGTTTTCAGTTCGGTCGTTCGATTCATCATCACCCTTGGGTTGCTAGCCAAATACGCGGAATTCAAACTCGACAAGGATTTTATTCGACAGTTTCTGATAACCGCAGGACCGCTTATGGCGGCAACTTTACTTTCTGGCTCAGCAGAATATTTGGACGGTTTCATCGTATCCAAGTACTTTGACGAAGGAACGTTTGCCATCTATCGCTATGGCGCCAAGGAATTTCCATTGGTGCTGCTTTTGGCAAATGCATTCAGTAATGGAATGGTACCTAAAGTGGCTCAATTAGGCATTAAGCAAGCAACCGAAACCATTAAGAAGGAAAGCCTCAAACTGATGCATTTTTTCTTCCCGATTTCCATCGGTTTCATGCTTGTGAGCGAATGGCTTTATCCACGCCTCTTCAATCCTGATTTCAGTGCGAGTGCCGCGGTTTTCAACGTCTATCTGCTCCTGGTTGTAAGTCGATTGGTTTTTCCGCAAACGCTGCTCATCGGACTAAAGAAAACCAAAACCATCATGCTTGTTGCTGGTTTGGAATTGGCAGTCAACTTCGGACTAAGCATACTTTTCGTCCAACAATTTGGCTTGGTAGGAATTGCTTTTGCAACAGTGATTGCTAGCGTTCTAGATAAACTGGTTCTAATGTTTTGGCTGAAGTCTTCAGAAGGCGTTTCACCGATCAGCTACTGGCCGTGGAAATGGCATTTGGGGTATTCGGTGGCGATTGGGGTGGTTTTTGTTGCTGCCTGA